One part of the Lotus japonicus ecotype B-129 chromosome 2, LjGifu_v1.2 genome encodes these proteins:
- the LOC130740061 gene encoding protein DETOXIFICATION 27-like — MSSKEISPLGEIKAPLLEVHPLTDAAEQEQDLKRKIWVESKKLWHIAGPTIFSRIATYSMLVITQAFAGHLGDLEFAAISIANNVVVGFDFGLLLGMASALETLCGQAYGAKKYYMLGVYMQRSWIVLFICCIFLLPIYLFASPVLKLLGQPDDLAELSGVASMWMIPMHFSLAFQLPLQRFLQSQLKTAAMAWVCLVALLVHVFICWLFVFKLQFGVIGIAATNNFSWWILTLGLLGYTVCGGCPDTWSGLSMQAFSGLWEFVKLSAASGVMLCVENWYYKVLILMTGNLQNAEIAVDALSICMSINGLEMMIPLSFFAATGVRVANELGAGNGKGAKFATKVSVVTSSIIGLFFWMLILIFHDKIGYIFSTSKPVLDEVNNLSLLLAFTILLNSIQPVLSGVAVGSGWQSYVAYINLGCYYLVGVPLGLIMGWVFNQGVMGIWAGMIFGGTALQTLILGVITIRCNWDREAEKAKLHLTKWSDPKRELN; from the exons ATGTCTAGCAAGGAGATTTCACCGTTAGGAGAAATAAAAGCTCCATTGTTGGAAGTTCATCCTTTAACAGATGCAGCAGAACAAGAACAAGACCTCAAAAGAAAGATTTGGGTTGAATCCAAGAAGCTATGGCACATAGCAGGCCCTACAATATTTAGCCGTATAGCAACCTATTCCATGTTAGTCATCACCCAAGCCTTTGCAGGCCACCTAGGTGACCTTGAATTCGCAGCTATCTCCATCGCCAATAATGTTGTAGTCGGCTTCGACTTTGGCCTCTTG TTGGGCATGGCAAGTGCGTTGGAAACACTATGTGGGCAAGCTTATGGGGCAAAGAAGTACTACATGTTAGGCGTGTACATGCAACGTTCTTGGATCGTTCTTTTCATTTGTTGCATCTTCCTTTTGCCTATCTACCTATTTGCCTCGCCGGTTTTGAAGTTGTTGGGGCAGCCTGATGATCTGGCAGAGCTTTCCGGTGTGGCGTCGATGTGGATGATACCAATGCACTTCTCCTTAGCGTTTCAGTTACCTCTCCAAAGATTCTTGCAGAGCCAGCTTAAAACCGCCGCTATGGCCTGGGTGTGTCTAGTGGCGCTTTTGGTGCACGTGTTTATCTGTTGGTTATTCGTTTTCAAGCTCCAGTTTGGTGTGATTGGTATTGCTGCTACCAATAACTTCTCTTGGTGGATCCTCACGTTGGGCCTTTTGGGTTATACTGTTTGTGGCGGTTGCCCTGACACTTGGTCTGGTTTGTCCATGCAAGCTTTTTCTGGTCTTTGGGAGTTTGTTAAACTTTCAGCTGCTTCTGGAGTCATGCTCTG TGTGGAGAATTGGTATTATAAAGTTCTGATATTGATGACTGGAAATCTTCAGAATGCTGAAATTGCAGTGGATGCTCTGTCCATATG CATGTCAATAAATGGCTTGGAAATGATGATTCCTCTGTCATTTTTTGCTGCAACAGG AGTGAGGGTTGCAAACGAGCTGGGAGCTGGGAATGGTAAAGGAGCCAAGTTTGCTACTAAAGTATCTGTGGTCACTTCTTCAATAATAGGACTCTTCTTTTGGATGTTGATTTTGATATTTCACGATAAAATCGGCTACATATTCTCTACAAGCAAACCCGTCCTTGATGAAGTAAACAATCTTTCTCTTCTGTTAGCCTTCACAATACTACTTAACAGTATTCAGCCAGTTCTCTCAG GAGTGGCTGTGGGATCAGGGTGGCAATCATATGTTGCATACATAAATTTGGGTTGCTACTATCTTGTTGGTGTGCCTCTTGGACTTATAATGGGCTGGGTCTTCAATCAAGGAGTTATG GGAATCTGGGCAGGGATGATTTTTGGCGGGACAGCACTTCAGACATTGATATTAGGTGTGATTACCATTCGGTGCAATTGGGATAGAGAG GCTGAGAAAGCAAAACTGCATTTGACAAAGTGGTCTGATCCAAAACGAGAACTGAACTAG
- the LOC130740062 gene encoding protein DETOXIFICATION 27-like: protein MEAFSGLWEFVKLSAASGVMLCVENWYCRVLIVMTGNLQNAEIAVDALSICMSINGLEMMIPLSFFAATGVRVANELGAGNGKGAKFATKVSVVTSSIIGLFFWMLILIFHDKIGYIFTTSKPVLDEVNKLSLLLAFTILLNSIQPVLSGVAVGSGWQSYVAYINLGCYYLVGLPLGFLMGWVFNQGVMGIWAGMIFGGTALQTLILGVTTIRCDWDREAEKAKLHLTKWCDPKRELN, encoded by the exons ATGGAAGCTTTTTCTGGTCTTTGGGAGTTTGTTAAACTTTCAGCTGCTTCTGGAGTCATGCTCTG TGTGGAGAATTGGTATTGTAGAGTTCTGATAGTGATGACTGGAAATCTTCAGAACGCTGAGATTGCCGTGGATGCTTTGTCCATATG CATGTCAATAAATGGCTTGGAAATGATGATTCCTCTGTCATTTTTTGCTGCAACAGG AGTGAGGGTTGCAAACGAGCTGGGAGCTGGGAATGGTAAAGGAGCCAAGTTTGCTACTAAAGTATCTGTGGTCACTTCTTCAATAATAGGACTCTTCTTTTGGATGTTGATTTTAATATTTCACGACAAAATTGGCTACATATTCACTACAAGCAAACCCGTCCTTGATGAAGTAAACAAGCTTTCTCTTCTGTTAGCCTTCACAATTCTTCTTAACAGTATTCAGCCAGTTCTCTCAG GAGTGGCTGTGGGATCAGGGTGGCAATCATATGTTGCATACATAAATTTGGGTTGCTACTATCTTGTTGGGTTGCCTCTTGGATTTTTAATGGGGTGGGTCTTCAATCAAGGAGTTATG GGAATCTGGGCAGGGATGATTTTTGGTGGGACAGCACTTCAGACATTGATATTAGGTGTGACTACCATTCGGTGCGATTGGGATAGAGAG GCTGAGAAAGCAAAACTGCATTTGACAAAGTGGTGTGATCCAAAACGAGAACTGAACTAG
- the LOC130740063 gene encoding glycine-rich cell wall structural protein, whose amino-acid sequence MAKKVATRAVPAMMGWLSENAAEGGGGVSALFGPGPAAGPGPDAGPDGIGAGGEEAEGVGAPVGEAVGVGAGGEAEGAGVAAGGVVVGAGVAAGGGVAGGGAGAAAGGGGGVVVGACVGAAPGACATQEVARSPKIRNNFTAMEPILYSWWLLGTERGQREQRGEQYCVCEI is encoded by the coding sequence ATGGCGAAGAAGGTAGCAACAAGAGCGGTGCCAGCAATGATGGGCTGGTTGAGTGAGAATGCAGCGGAGGGAGGTGGTGGTGTATCAGCGCTGTTTGGGCCTGGTCCAGCGGCGGGGCCTGGGCCTGATGCTGGGCCGGATGGGATTGGGGCGGGTGGAGAGGAAGCGGAAGGGGTGGGTGCACCGGTGGGGGAAGCGGTTGGAGTGGGAGCTGGAGGGGAGGCGGAGGGAGCAGGGGTGGCAGCTGGTGGAGTAGTGGTGGGAGCAGGGGTAGCTGCTGGTGGTGGAGTTGCTGGAGGTGGGGCAGGTGCTGCtgctggcggtggtggtggggttgttGTCGGTGCTTGTGTTGGTGCTGCACCAGGGGCTTGTGCTACACAGGAGGTGGCTAGAAGCCCCAAGATCAGGAACAATTTTACTGCAATGGAACCCATTTTGTACTCTTGGTGGCTTCTAGGAACAGAGAGGGGGCAGAGAGAACAGAGAGGAGAACAGTATTGTGTGTGTGAGATTTGA